One window from the genome of Pseudomonas frederiksbergensis encodes:
- a CDS encoding MBOAT family O-acyltransferase, which translates to MVFSSNVFLFLFLPIFLGLYYLSGQRYRNLLLLIASYVFYAWWRVDFLALFAGVTLWNYWIGLKVGAAGVRTKPAQRWLLLGVGVDLAILGYFKYANFGVDSLNAIITSFGLNPFILTHVLLPIGISFYIFESISYIIDVYRGDTPATRNLIDFAAFVAIFPHLIAGPVLRFRDLADQFNNRTHTLDKFSEGCTRFMQGFIKKVFIADTLAVVADHCFALQNPTTGDAWLGALAYTAQLYFDFSGYSDMAIGLGLMMGFRFMENFKQPYISQSITEFWRRWHISLSTWLRDYLYITLGGNRKGTLMTYRNLFLTMLLGGLWHGANITYVIWGAWHGMWLAIEKAVGINTTPRSINPIRWALTFLLVVMGWVIFRAENLHVAGRMYSAMFSFGDWSLSELTRANLTGLQIATLVVAYATLAFFGLRDFYTNRPPVKAKPEMDTEANGPATAQPGLIKAVPGDNPSTIHEPGYTVGVEAQVQPAYWTVDWSRYVMRTLVLVLFIASILKLSAQSFSPFLYFQF; encoded by the coding sequence ATGGTATTTTCATCCAATGTGTTCCTGTTCCTGTTCCTGCCGATCTTTCTCGGCTTGTACTACCTGAGCGGGCAACGCTATCGCAACCTGCTGCTGCTGATCGCCAGCTATGTGTTCTATGCCTGGTGGCGCGTGGACTTCCTGGCCCTGTTCGCCGGCGTGACCCTGTGGAACTACTGGATCGGCCTGAAAGTCGGCGCCGCCGGTGTGCGCACCAAACCGGCCCAGCGCTGGCTGCTGCTCGGCGTGGGCGTGGACTTGGCCATCCTGGGCTATTTCAAATACGCCAACTTCGGCGTGGACAGCCTCAACGCAATCATCACCAGCTTCGGGCTCAACCCGTTCATCCTGACCCACGTGCTGTTGCCGATCGGGATCTCGTTCTACATCTTCGAGTCCATCAGCTACATCATCGACGTGTATCGCGGTGATACGCCGGCGACCCGCAACCTGATCGACTTCGCGGCGTTCGTGGCGATCTTCCCGCACCTGATCGCCGGCCCCGTGCTGCGTTTCCGTGATCTGGCCGACCAGTTCAACAACCGCACCCACACGCTGGACAAGTTCTCCGAAGGCTGCACGCGCTTCATGCAGGGCTTCATCAAGAAAGTGTTCATCGCCGACACCCTGGCGGTGGTGGCCGACCATTGCTTTGCCCTGCAGAACCCGACCACGGGCGACGCCTGGCTCGGTGCCCTGGCGTACACCGCGCAGCTGTACTTCGACTTCTCCGGCTACAGCGACATGGCCATCGGCCTGGGCTTGATGATGGGTTTCCGCTTCATGGAAAACTTCAAGCAGCCCTACATCAGCCAATCGATCACTGAGTTCTGGCGCCGCTGGCACATCAGCCTGTCGACCTGGCTGCGTGACTACCTCTACATCACCCTGGGCGGTAACCGCAAAGGCACGCTGATGACCTATCGCAACCTGTTCCTGACCATGCTGCTGGGTGGTCTGTGGCACGGTGCGAACATCACCTACGTGATCTGGGGTGCCTGGCACGGCATGTGGCTGGCCATCGAAAAAGCGGTGGGCATCAACACCACGCCACGCAGCATCAACCCGATCCGCTGGGCACTGACGTTCCTGCTGGTGGTGATGGGCTGGGTAATCTTCCGTGCCGAGAACCTGCACGTGGCCGGTCGCATGTACAGCGCCATGTTCAGCTTCGGTGACTGGTCGCTGTCGGAACTGACCCGCGCCAACCTCACCGGCCTGCAGATCGCCACGCTGGTGGTGGCCTACGCCACCCTCGCCTTCTTCGGCCTGCGGGACTTCTACACCAATCGTCCGCCGGTCAAGGCCAAGCCTGAGATGGACACCGAAGCCAATGGCCCGGCCACTGCGCAACCGGGGCTGATCAAGGCTGTTCCGGGCGACAACCCGTCGACCATCCATGAACCCGGCTACACCGTGGGCGTAGAAGCCCAGGTGCAACCGGCCTACTGGACCGTGGACTGGTCACGCTATGTGATGCGCACCCTGGTGTTGGTGCTGTTCATCGCCTCGATTCTCAAACTGTCGGCGCAAAGCTTCTCGCCGTTCCTTTACTTCCAGTTCTGA